One region of Kytococcus sedentarius DSM 20547 genomic DNA includes:
- a CDS encoding MFS transporter, which produces MGISAFGIASLLAAFSPNAWVLIVARALLAVGAALMLPATLAIIRFTFEDEDERNVAIAVWSSVSIGGIAFGPLVGGLLLERFWWGSVFLINVPFAGSSELSVGAWG; this is translated from the coding sequence ATTGGCATCAGCGCGTTCGGGATAGCTTCCCTACTCGCAGCCTTCTCTCCAAACGCGTGGGTGCTGATCGTCGCGCGGGCACTACTCGCGGTGGGTGCAGCACTGATGCTGCCCGCGACACTCGCGATCATCCGGTTCACGTTCGAGGACGAGGATGAGCGCAACGTCGCCATCGCTGTTTGGTCGAGTGTCTCGATCGGTGGCATTGCCTTCGGTCCGCTCGTTGGAGGCCTGCTCCTGGAGCGGTTCTGGTGGGGCTCGGTATTCCTCATCAACGTCCCCTTTGCCGGCTCTTCGGAGTTGAGCGTGGGTGCTTGGGGGTAG
- a CDS encoding GNAT family N-acetyltransferase, producing MLDATTLPITFENTRLRPLSELDADAYAAGTKDEAVRRFGHLPESDYTPESVRRMIRDEVAEGLSCGTLAVLALADAETDRFVGSLVLFDVSSEAAEVGFWIHPDARGAGHARRGLELASRFARNSGLRSLTARTLLENKASKRCLTNAGFHEVERAVGTTPAGQREELFHYRRDLKPTAQWPLATERLRLRPHNADDAEWLHELYSRPDVARYLLDEPWTAEVTHDKLTERLAKTDIDGETGALALVIEHDGVPIGDVALWLTDHEHRQGEIGWVLDPAHGGQGFASEAVRAVLALGFDHYRLHRITAQMDARNSASAALARRVGLRLEAHHVQDWFSKGEWTDTLIFARLASEHMRQ from the coding sequence ATGCTGGATGCCACCACCCTCCCGATCACCTTTGAGAACACTCGCCTACGCCCCCTCTCTGAGCTGGACGCAGACGCGTATGCAGCCGGCACCAAGGATGAAGCTGTGCGGCGCTTCGGCCACCTGCCCGAGTCCGACTACACCCCCGAGTCCGTGCGACGGATGATCCGTGACGAGGTTGCTGAGGGTCTGTCGTGCGGCACGCTGGCAGTCCTCGCACTTGCCGACGCCGAGACGGACCGGTTTGTGGGCTCCTTGGTGCTCTTCGACGTCAGCTCCGAGGCTGCCGAGGTCGGGTTCTGGATTCATCCGGATGCGCGGGGAGCAGGGCACGCTCGTCGGGGCCTGGAGTTGGCATCGCGCTTCGCACGCAACAGTGGACTGCGAAGCTTGACAGCACGCACGCTCCTGGAGAACAAGGCCTCCAAGCGGTGCTTGACGAACGCAGGGTTCCATGAGGTCGAGCGAGCCGTCGGGACCACGCCCGCAGGACAGCGCGAGGAACTATTCCATTACCGGCGCGATCTCAAGCCCACCGCCCAGTGGCCGTTGGCGACGGAGCGGCTTCGGCTCCGTCCGCATAACGCCGACGATGCCGAATGGCTTCACGAGCTGTACTCGCGACCCGACGTTGCCCGCTACCTGCTGGACGAGCCATGGACCGCGGAAGTCACCCACGACAAGCTCACCGAACGCCTAGCGAAGACTGACATCGATGGCGAGACTGGCGCGCTTGCGCTGGTCATCGAGCATGACGGCGTCCCGATCGGAGACGTCGCGTTGTGGCTCACCGATCACGAGCACCGTCAAGGCGAGATCGGGTGGGTTCTCGACCCGGCGCACGGTGGGCAAGGTTTCGCCAGCGAAGCCGTCCGAGCAGTACTCGCCCTCGGGTTTGACCACTACCGGCTCCACCGCATCACCGCGCAGATGGATGCCCGCAACAGCGCCTCGGCAGCACTGGCTCGTCGTGTCGGGCTCCGGCTCGAAGCACATCACGTCCAGGACTGGTTCAGCAAGGGCGAATGGACCGACACCCTCATCTTCGCGCGACTTGCCTCCGAGCACATGCGCCAATGA
- a CDS encoding TetR/AcrR family transcriptional regulator, which translates to MSYWEHRKPVRRLRAVDIGEVARASVRLLDEGGLRALTLRSVAQQVGVAPASLYSRVESVDDLFDLALDTALADDPVMSESIRNADLPALMHAFFAHLTTHRWAGQVIGMRAPRGPAYLALSERMCVLLEQAGTPDPLGAAYLLSNLVIGASLTAPMAPDEKRVAIDPERAPTYARLHATHHISPHEILADGIAALLS; encoded by the coding sequence GTGAGCTACTGGGAACATCGCAAACCTGTGCGACGCCTCCGCGCAGTGGACATCGGGGAGGTTGCGAGGGCATCGGTGAGGCTGCTGGACGAAGGCGGGTTGAGGGCCCTCACCCTGCGATCTGTGGCGCAACAGGTGGGTGTCGCTCCAGCCAGCCTGTACTCCCGCGTCGAATCCGTCGACGATCTGTTCGACCTCGCCCTCGACACAGCGCTTGCAGACGATCCCGTGATGTCCGAGTCGATCCGCAACGCCGACCTGCCTGCCCTGATGCACGCCTTCTTCGCGCACCTCACGACCCACCGGTGGGCCGGTCAGGTCATCGGCATGCGCGCACCCAGGGGGCCCGCGTACCTGGCCCTTTCCGAGCGGATGTGCGTCCTGCTCGAACAAGCAGGCACCCCGGATCCGCTGGGAGCCGCGTATCTGCTGTCGAACCTGGTGATCGGCGCCTCCCTGACCGCTCCGATGGCGCCTGACGAGAAGCGCGTCGCCATCGACCCTGAGCGAGCCCCCACCTATGCGCGACTCCACGCGACGCACCACATCAGCCCGCACGAGATCCTCGCCGACGGCATCGCGGCACTCCTGTCTTGA